A single genomic interval of Planctomycetaceae bacterium harbors:
- a CDS encoding sugar phosphate isomerase/epimerase — MKLGVMSACFGGMELKDALAYCQKVGLDAIELPAGGYPGDPWKLSGVHKNKARLAELKKMVAGAGLVVQGIAVHGNPVSPDKKLAKAHADAHRNAVLLAAEFNTVVINFSGCPGGSPTDKTPNFITCPWPDEFAAASKYQWDKVIIPFWKKENDFAAKAGVKIAFEAHPGMVLHNPEDIVRLRNAAGKALGANLDPSHFFWQGIDPVESARYLGENKCIFHVHAKDCWINPAARGTCGNLDVKSYGDVKNRGWVFRTVGYGHGDEFWKPFMEMLRLYDYDGVISIEHEDSLMSMGEGFEKAVNYLKGLIIRDKVGKAWWF, encoded by the coding sequence ATGAAGCTTGGCGTGATGTCGGCGTGTTTCGGCGGTATGGAACTTAAGGACGCCCTGGCGTACTGCCAGAAGGTCGGGCTCGACGCCATCGAGCTGCCGGCCGGCGGGTACCCCGGCGACCCGTGGAAGCTCTCGGGCGTACACAAGAACAAGGCCCGCCTGGCCGAGCTCAAGAAGATGGTCGCAGGCGCCGGCCTGGTCGTGCAGGGCATCGCCGTGCATGGCAACCCGGTCAGCCCCGACAAGAAACTCGCCAAGGCCCACGCCGACGCCCATCGCAACGCCGTGCTGCTGGCGGCCGAGTTCAACACCGTCGTGATCAACTTCTCGGGCTGCCCCGGCGGCTCGCCGACGGACAAGACGCCCAACTTCATCACCTGCCCGTGGCCGGATGAGTTCGCGGCGGCCTCGAAGTACCAGTGGGACAAGGTCATCATCCCCTTCTGGAAGAAGGAGAACGATTTCGCCGCCAAGGCCGGCGTGAAGATCGCCTTCGAGGCGCACCCGGGCATGGTGCTGCACAATCCCGAAGACATCGTCCGCCTGCGCAATGCCGCCGGCAAGGCCCTGGGCGCCAACCTCGACCCGAGCCACTTCTTCTGGCAGGGGATCGACCCGGTCGAGTCGGCCCGCTACCTGGGCGAGAACAAGTGCATCTTCCACGTTCACGCCAAGGACTGCTGGATCAACCCGGCCGCCCGCGGCACGTGCGGCAACCTGGACGTCAAGAGCTACGGCGATGTCAAGAACCGCGGCTGGGTCTTCCGCACCGTCGGCTACGGCCACGGCGACGAGTTCTGGAAGCCGTTCATGGAAATGCTCCGCCTGTACGACTACGACGGCGTGATCTCGATCGAGCACGAAGACTCGCTGATGAGCATGGGCGAAGGCTTCGAGAAGGCTGTCAATTACCTCAAGGGCCTGATCATCCGCGATAAGGTCGGCAAGGCGTGGTGGTTCTAG
- a CDS encoding DUF1778 domain-containing protein — translation MRKTVTLKLDNHVYELFRSAARAQGQTVSQFIIDAALSHLDDFDAEMEEILSDTKLLKRLKKGSRDGCALRGKFVD, via the coding sequence ATGCGCAAGACTGTCACGCTCAAGCTCGATAATCACGTTTACGAACTGTTTCGCTCCGCCGCGCGAGCACAGGGGCAAACGGTTTCGCAATTCATTATCGATGCGGCCTTGTCACATCTTGATGACTTCGACGCGGAGATGGAGGAGATTCTCTCGGACACCAAACTCCTGAAGCGCCTCAAGAAGGGTTCGCGAGATGGGTGTGCGCTGAGGGGCAAGTTCGTTGATTGA